A part of Thermocrinis jamiesonii genomic DNA contains:
- the secE gene encoding preprotein translocase subunit SecE, with amino-acid sequence MEKIKSFLKGVRQELNRVSWPQKSLAFKATVSVIIFSLIIGLYLWILDIAFVRIINFLLSLRGG; translated from the coding sequence ATGGAAAAGATAAAGAGCTTCTTAAAGGGTGTAAGACAAGAGTTAAACAGGGTTTCTTGGCCCCAAAAGAGTTTGGCTTTTAAGGCTACAGTTAGTGTTATAATATTCTCCCTAATAATCGGTCTTTATCTTTGGATCTTAGATATAGCTTTTGTAAGAATCATTAACTTTTTACTTTCTCTGAGAGGTGGATAA